A genomic window from Vagococcus sp. CY52-2 includes:
- a CDS encoding FUSC family protein encodes MIGSIVGLVLGVILINLYLPKIIIYLSVVLLNIGVVFFIPRNYAIANFFTNPQILLLSTLNSTSVNLLIVPYRLLTTLISCLHCVNTHVFI; translated from the coding sequence TTGATTGGTAGTATTGTCGGTTTAGTACTAGGTGTTATTTTAATTAACTTATATTTACCAAAAATCATTATCTATTTATCGGTTGTGTTACTAAATATTGGTGTTGTATTTTTCATACCAAGAAATTATGCCATCGCCAATTTTTTTACTAATCCACAAATCTTATTATTAAGTACCTTGAACTCTACCTCTGTCAACCTATTAATCGTACCTTACCGTTTACTTACTACTCTTATCAGTTGTCTTCATTGTGTTAATACTCATGTATTTATTTGA
- the argF gene encoding ornithine carbamoyltransferase, which yields MTSSVFQGRSLLAEKDFTKAELEYLIDFGIHLKDLKKRNIPHHYLEGKNIALLFEKTSTRTRSAFTTAAIDLGAHPEYLGKNDIQLGKKESVEDTAIVLGSMFDGIEFRGFSQEVVEGLAKYSGVPVWNGLTDEWHPTQMIADFMTIKENFGRLEGITLVYVGDGRNNMANSLLVTGAILGVNVRICAPESLFPADDVVNYATKFAEKSGSQLMITDDVDKAVKDANVLYTDVWVSMGEEDKFEERVNLLTPYQINMDMVNKTGNTDGELIVLHCLPAFHDTETEYGQMVAEKFGISEMEITDEVFRSKYGRQFEEAENRMHSIKAIMAATLGNLFIPRV from the coding sequence ATGACATCATCAGTATTTCAAGGACGTAGCTTATTAGCTGAAAAGGACTTTACGAAAGCAGAATTAGAATATCTAATTGACTTTGGAATTCATTTAAAAGATTTGAAAAAACGTAATATCCCTCATCATTACTTAGAAGGAAAAAATATTGCATTATTATTTGAAAAAACTTCAACAAGAACTAGATCGGCGTTTACAACAGCTGCAATTGATTTAGGGGCTCATCCTGAGTATTTAGGAAAAAATGATATTCAATTAGGTAAAAAAGAATCAGTTGAAGATACGGCAATTGTTTTAGGAAGCATGTTCGATGGAATCGAATTTCGTGGTTTTAGCCAAGAAGTAGTAGAAGGACTAGCTAAATATTCTGGTGTCCCAGTATGGAACGGTTTAACAGATGAATGGCATCCTACACAAATGATCGCAGATTTTATGACAATAAAAGAAAATTTCGGTCGTTTAGAAGGTATAACATTAGTATATGTTGGAGACGGACGTAACAACATGGCAAACAGTTTATTAGTAACTGGAGCTATCTTAGGTGTTAACGTAAGAATCTGTGCACCAGAATCATTATTCCCAGCTGATGATGTGGTAAACTATGCAACGAAATTTGCTGAAAAATCAGGAAGTCAATTAATGATTACTGATGACGTAGATAAAGCAGTAAAAGATGCGAATGTTTTATACACAGACGTATGGGTATCTATGGGTGAAGAAGATAAGTTTGAAGAACGTGTTAACTTATTAACTCCATACCAAATTAATATGGATATGGTAAATAAAACAGGTAATACAGATGGTGAATTAATTGTTCTTCATTGTTTACCAGCATTCCATGACACAGAAACTGAATATGGACAGATGGTTGCAGAAAAATTTGGAATCTCTGAGATGGAGATTACTGACGAAGTATTCAGAAGTAAATATGGACGTCAATTTGAAGAAGCAGAAAATAGAATGCATTCAATTAAAGCTATTATGGCTGCTACTCTAGGTAATCTATTCATACCACGAGTATAA
- a CDS encoding arginine repressor gives MNKQTRQAVLKKIISEHNIEKQSDLINLLKQHDVNATQSTISRDMRELNIIKSHNTNGSSYYRLLNNSVLTSKKLTNEERLISAVSETGVSLNQIEFTNVLTVLPGNGQLIGVLIDSVRQSFDEIVGCIAGDDTILILSKSPEDAAVVNEYFERFLFPA, from the coding sequence GTGAATAAGCAAACACGTCAAGCCGTTTTAAAAAAAATTATCTCCGAACATAACATAGAAAAACAATCAGATTTAATTAATTTATTGAAACAACACGATGTAAATGCTACGCAATCAACGATATCTAGAGATATGAGAGAGTTAAATATAATAAAAAGTCATAATACCAATGGCAGTTCTTACTATCGTCTGCTAAACAACTCGGTTCTGACTTCTAAGAAATTAACCAATGAGGAACGTTTGATTAGCGCCGTTTCTGAAACAGGTGTCTCGCTAAATCAGATTGAATTTACAAATGTCTTAACAGTTTTACCTGGTAATGGACAACTAATTGGTGTGCTGATCGATAGTGTTAGACAATCATTTGATGAAATTGTGGGATGTATTGCAGGAGATGATACGATCTTGATTTTATCGAAGTCCCCAGAAGATGCAGCAGTTGTAAATGAATATTTTGAACGCTTCCTTTTTCCAGCATAG
- a CDS encoding heparinase II/III family protein: MKRTFFDKQEANIMLMHTNSQLLLENKFQFIHPYDMEPCRDIIAFVDGIDWTHVPFEDEEWNYMLNRQEYLLDLCLSFDITRDSIYLQKGKNLLLDWITQNQTSENWRTIDTGIRLMYWEMTIHYLEERSMLSNSESEKIAHSIEQQTSYLDDHYIDKYDLSNWGILIVTGFFITSKRIGIRQESGIYQRMLNRLTNQLRLQIQPSGNHWEQSPLYFMEVLRSIVCIHQSQVLRDEPVQKLLEEKILSMYHFMPHFVTPEGTTILQGDTDEMRVEDVIQTLSLLYQQDLPELFTRQVSVDYLLLYFSRYKTEYLAWQENLSKKVATNYPKTMTDDFTGNYYYHNDWDSMSSYAHLYNGPLGSGHGHLSLCHIDVTLGGDNILVDSGRLTYVESPLRYLLKEAPQHNTVVINSHPFGEVLDSWRFETVPTSLSNRVYEDDRFWAVRSAYVDTQVNGDFKVVRTVLYIKELDSFIILDQVVDIGDNAFSNMTRYFNLNPKIKARQEQDHVSLDIKNKRYYAYFSEESIHVEESFFAPTYNDLVVNEKIMATSSQPTQYTVLTKYSNVVVKETTVQKTDNKLCSEEKCYGMAITIDGQEWLIYSMIEDTYSGHKLYKIDGHPVYGQFGVVKIDRNNEENYMRLF, translated from the coding sequence ATGAAGAGGACATTTTTTGATAAACAAGAGGCAAATATCATGTTGATGCATACGAATAGTCAGTTATTACTAGAAAACAAATTTCAATTTATTCACCCATATGATATGGAACCATGCCGTGACATTATTGCGTTTGTTGATGGCATTGACTGGACACATGTCCCATTTGAAGATGAAGAGTGGAATTATATGCTTAATCGTCAAGAATATTTACTAGATTTGTGTCTAAGTTTTGATATCACAAGGGACAGTATTTATTTACAAAAAGGGAAAAATTTATTGCTAGATTGGATTACTCAAAATCAAACGTCCGAAAATTGGCGAACAATTGATACGGGGATTCGTTTGATGTATTGGGAGATGACGATTCACTATTTAGAAGAGAGGTCTATGTTGAGTAATTCTGAAAGTGAAAAAATAGCACATAGTATCGAACAACAGACAAGCTATCTAGATGATCATTATATTGATAAATATGACTTGAGTAACTGGGGGATACTAATAGTAACAGGCTTCTTTATTACATCAAAACGCATCGGTATACGACAAGAATCAGGTATCTATCAGCGTATGTTAAATCGTTTAACAAATCAATTACGATTGCAAATCCAACCTTCAGGAAATCACTGGGAACAATCGCCGTTATATTTTATGGAGGTGTTGCGAAGTATTGTCTGTATTCATCAAAGCCAAGTACTAAGAGATGAACCGGTACAGAAACTATTAGAAGAAAAAATATTATCTATGTATCATTTTATGCCACATTTTGTGACACCAGAAGGCACGACTATTTTACAAGGGGACACAGATGAGATGCGAGTGGAAGATGTGATACAGACATTATCATTACTTTATCAACAGGATTTACCTGAACTTTTTACTCGTCAAGTGAGCGTCGATTATTTATTGCTCTATTTTAGTCGATACAAAACTGAGTATTTAGCATGGCAAGAAAATCTTTCAAAAAAAGTAGCCACTAATTATCCGAAAACAATGACGGATGATTTTACAGGGAATTATTATTACCACAATGATTGGGATTCTATGTCATCGTACGCCCATTTATACAATGGCCCATTAGGGAGCGGGCATGGGCATCTTAGTTTATGCCACATTGATGTCACACTTGGTGGTGATAATATCTTGGTAGATAGCGGACGTTTAACTTACGTCGAGTCACCGCTTAGATATTTATTAAAAGAAGCACCGCAACACAATACCGTTGTGATAAATAGTCATCCATTTGGTGAGGTCTTGGATTCATGGAGATTTGAAACTGTTCCAACAAGTTTATCTAACCGTGTCTATGAAGATGATCGTTTTTGGGCCGTAAGAAGTGCGTACGTCGACACTCAAGTTAATGGAGATTTTAAAGTCGTGCGGACAGTATTATATATAAAAGAATTAGATAGTTTTATCATTTTAGATCAGGTTGTTGATATAGGAGATAATGCATTTTCTAATATGACGCGCTATTTTAATTTAAATCCAAAGATAAAAGCACGACAAGAACAGGATCATGTTAGCTTGGATATAAAAAATAAGCGATATTATGCCTATTTCAGTGAAGAATCAATACATGTAGAAGAAAGTTTTTTTGCCCCAACATACAATGATTTAGTTGTTAATGAAAAAATTATGGCAACAAGTAGTCAACCAACTCAATATACTGTTCTGACTAAATACAGTAATGTTGTAGTCAAAGAAACCACAGTACAAAAAACTGATAATAAGTTATGCTCAGAGGAAAAATGTTACGGAATGGCAATCACAATAGATGGACAAGAGTGGTTGATTTATTCGATGATTGAAGATACTTATTCAGGCCACAAATTATATAAAATAGATGGACATCCAGTCTATGGACAATTCGGTGTTGTGAAAATAGATAGAAACAATGAAGAGAATTATATGAGATTGTTTTAA
- a CDS encoding GntR family transcriptional regulator, with protein sequence MKNKKQPLYGQLVDELKESIEKEHQAHDLLPSERELAEIHGVSRTTVRLALQELENLGFIYKKHGKGTFVSGVSDSILNLTGAYSFTEQMKSLGKEPSTKILEFLVVESNNYLSEQLGVHKGSQLIKIKRLRLADGEPMMLERTYLPYKRFEGLTSEMLEEKPMYDVFYDTYNQRIKYAEEEFYASIVSDKDAEYIEVPIGSAALNLVRKTVNQENEIIEYTLSVARADQFRYKVLHHKN encoded by the coding sequence ATGAAAAATAAGAAGCAACCATTATATGGTCAACTAGTTGATGAATTAAAAGAATCTATTGAAAAAGAACATCAAGCGCATGATTTATTACCATCAGAAAGAGAGTTAGCAGAGATTCACGGTGTTAGTCGAACAACCGTTAGATTAGCTTTACAAGAATTGGAAAATTTAGGGTTTATCTATAAAAAACATGGCAAAGGAACGTTTGTTTCTGGTGTATCAGATAGCATTTTAAACCTAACAGGAGCCTACAGTTTTACAGAACAAATGAAGTCTTTAGGAAAAGAACCCTCAACAAAAATTTTAGAATTTTTAGTTGTTGAAAGTAATAACTATTTAAGTGAACAACTGGGAGTACATAAGGGAAGTCAGTTAATTAAAATTAAACGATTAAGATTAGCCGATGGGGAGCCAATGATGTTAGAAAGAACGTATTTACCATACAAACGTTTTGAAGGGTTAACAAGTGAGATGTTGGAAGAAAAGCCAATGTATGATGTGTTTTATGACACATATAATCAACGAATAAAATACGCAGAAGAAGAATTTTATGCCAGCATTGTGAGTGACAAAGATGCCGAATACATTGAAGTCCCAATAGGTTCAGCTGCCTTAAACTTAGTCAGAAAAACAGTGAATCAAGAAAATGAAATCATTGAATACACATTAAGTGTGGCAAGAGCCGATCAATTTAGATACAAAGTATTACACCATAAAAATTAA
- a CDS encoding SIS domain-containing protein, translating to MLDWTKQQLEEIGAVITTNEIKQQPELWNETLEIFNSHKESLEAFLEGFKKETTEKIRVIFTGAGTSAYVGDLVKPHLTRYGNTSDFIFEAIPTTDIVSAPLNYFKEDSPTLLVSFARSGNSPESVATIDLANQVVKNVKHLIISCAPEGKLAVNAKDDKNSFVMLMPTRSNDQGFAMTGSFSCMTLAALLIFDLVHTDHETIVSTIVNMGEQVVTMEDTLSNIVAQDFNRVVYLGSESLSGLTREAQLKLLELTAGKIATVFDSSLGFRHGPKSFVDDKTVVFGFISNDTYTSQYDVDILEEINGNAIAVETIALSQNKTQYSGKNISLTNDYQLADGFLALPLVMIAQIIALLTSVKVKNKPDTPSPTGTVNRVVQGVTIHPFN from the coding sequence ATGTTAGATTGGACTAAACAACAGTTAGAAGAGATAGGTGCAGTGATTACAACAAATGAAATTAAGCAACAACCAGAATTATGGAATGAAACACTTGAAATTTTTAATTCTCATAAAGAAAGTTTAGAGGCTTTTTTAGAAGGGTTTAAAAAAGAAACAACTGAAAAAATTCGTGTGATTTTTACGGGAGCAGGAACGTCTGCATACGTGGGAGATCTTGTTAAACCCCATTTAACACGTTATGGGAATACATCTGATTTTATTTTTGAAGCTATCCCAACAACTGATATCGTGTCAGCGCCTTTAAATTATTTTAAAGAAGATTCTCCAACGTTACTTGTGTCTTTTGCAAGAAGTGGGAATAGTCCTGAAAGTGTCGCGACGATAGATTTAGCCAATCAAGTTGTAAAAAATGTGAAGCATTTGATTATTAGTTGTGCTCCTGAGGGAAAACTTGCAGTTAATGCTAAAGATGATAAAAATTCTTTTGTTATGTTAATGCCAACTCGTTCGAATGATCAAGGGTTTGCTATGACAGGAAGTTTTTCTTGTATGACCTTGGCTGCTTTATTAATCTTTGATTTGGTTCACACTGATCACGAAACGATTGTATCGACGATAGTAAATATGGGAGAACAAGTAGTCACGATGGAAGATACGCTGTCTAATATTGTAGCGCAAGATTTCAATCGAGTTGTTTATTTAGGATCTGAGAGTCTATCAGGCTTAACAAGAGAAGCTCAGTTGAAATTACTAGAATTAACAGCAGGAAAAATCGCAACAGTATTTGATTCTTCATTAGGATTTAGACATGGCCCTAAATCATTTGTGGATGATAAAACAGTAGTATTTGGGTTCATTAGCAATGACACATACACTAGTCAGTATGATGTGGATATTTTGGAAGAAATTAATGGAAACGCTATAGCAGTCGAAACAATTGCTTTATCACAAAATAAAACACAATATAGCGGAAAAAATATATCACTCACAAATGATTATCAATTGGCAGACGGATTTTTAGCGTTGCCTTTAGTGATGATTGCACAAATCATTGCCTTATTAACATCAGTGAAAGTTAAGAATAAACCAGACACACCATCACCCACAGGAACAGTTAATCGCGTTGTTCAAGGTGTTACGATTCATCCATTTAACTAA
- the arcA gene encoding arginine deiminase — translation MESPIKVFSEIGKLKTVLVHRPGGELENLMPDYLERLLFDDIPYLEQAQKEHDAFTDLLRSKDVEVVYLEDLAAEALINDEVKMKFVDQYLEEADIKSTTAKEKAKEILLSLPTNRDLIDKAMAGMQKVELPDFEMNNLTDMVESSYPFVIDPMPNLYFTRDPFATIGNGVSINHMYAETRNRETIFAQYIFDYHPRFAGKNVPRVYNRTETTRIEGGDELVLSKDVLAIGISQRTDAASIQKMAKNIFDENIGFKHILAFNIGEYRKFMHLDTVFTMVDYDKFSIHPEIEGELTVYSISQDDNGEMQIVKEEDTLENILCKYLGLGKVHLIRCGGGNLTAAAREQWNDGSNTLAIAPGEVVVYDRNLITNKLLEEAGVKLNYVPGSELVRGRGGPRCMSMPLEREEI, via the coding sequence ATGGAAAGTCCAATCAAAGTTTTTTCAGAAATCGGTAAATTGAAAACGGTTTTGGTGCATCGACCAGGTGGAGAATTAGAAAATTTAATGCCTGATTATTTAGAAAGGTTATTATTTGATGATATTCCTTATTTGGAACAAGCACAAAAAGAACATGATGCATTTACTGACTTGTTAAGATCCAAAGACGTGGAGGTAGTTTATTTAGAAGATTTAGCGGCGGAGGCGTTGATTAATGATGAAGTTAAAATGAAATTTGTTGATCAATACCTAGAAGAAGCAGACATTAAGAGCACAACTGCTAAAGAAAAAGCAAAAGAAATTCTATTATCATTACCAACTAATCGCGATTTAATTGACAAAGCAATGGCAGGTATGCAAAAAGTTGAGTTGCCAGATTTTGAAATGAATAACTTAACAGACATGGTTGAATCATCTTATCCATTTGTTATTGATCCAATGCCTAACTTGTATTTCACTCGTGATCCATTTGCTACTATTGGTAACGGAGTATCAATTAACCATATGTATGCAGAAACACGGAATCGCGAAACAATATTCGCTCAGTATATATTTGATTATCATCCAAGATTTGCAGGAAAAAATGTTCCTCGAGTATACAATAGAACAGAAACAACTCGTATCGAGGGTGGAGATGAATTAGTTTTAAGTAAAGATGTGTTAGCGATAGGTATTTCTCAAAGAACAGATGCAGCGTCTATCCAAAAAATGGCAAAAAATATTTTTGATGAAAATATTGGATTCAAACATATTTTAGCGTTTAATATCGGTGAGTATCGTAAATTTATGCATTTAGATACAGTGTTTACAATGGTTGATTATGATAAATTTTCAATTCACCCAGAAATTGAGGGGGAATTGACAGTTTACTCTATTTCACAAGATGATAATGGTGAAATGCAAATAGTTAAAGAAGAAGATACATTAGAAAATATTTTATGTAAATATTTAGGATTAGGGAAAGTACATTTAATCCGTTGTGGTGGCGGTAACTTAACTGCTGCTGCTAGAGAACAGTGGAATGATGGTTCGAACACATTAGCTATCGCACCAGGTGAAGTAGTTGTTTATGATAGAAACCTAATTACAAATAAATTATTAGAAGAAGCAGGCGTTAAGTTGAATTATGTACCAGGAAGTGAATTAGTCCGTGGTCGTGGTGGCCCAAGATGTATGAGCATGCCATTAGAAAGAGAAGAAATTTAA
- the lacD gene encoding tagatose-bisphosphate aldolase, whose product MKKISENKLARMTHLSTKDGIIAALAIDQRGALKRMLSEQGFNGDVKSAIVEFKELISEYLTPYSSSILLDPEYGLPASKVKVDDAGLLLAYEKTGYDATEPGRFPDLLPEWSALRLKEAGADAVKFLLYYDVDESDEINERKQAFVERIGSECVAEDMPFYLELLTYDALIDDAKGKDYAKVKPHKVNEMMKEFSQDRYQVDVLKVEVPVNMNYVEGFAKEATDVVYTKEEALNYFKEQSDSTHLPFIFLSAGVSAKLFQDTLYFAKESESTFNGVLCGRATWKDSVEVFVKEGRKAAVEWLNTQGKQNMDELNETLNATASSWHNKLS is encoded by the coding sequence ATGAAAAAAATCAGTGAAAACAAATTAGCGCGTATGACTCATTTATCGACAAAAGACGGCATCATCGCGGCTCTTGCTATTGACCAACGTGGGGCATTGAAACGTATGTTGTCAGAACAAGGATTTAATGGAGATGTTAAATCGGCGATTGTCGAGTTTAAAGAACTTATTTCTGAATATTTAACCCCTTACTCCTCTTCGATTTTATTAGATCCAGAATACGGTTTGCCTGCTTCAAAAGTAAAAGTAGATGATGCAGGATTGTTATTAGCTTATGAAAAAACAGGATATGATGCGACTGAACCAGGACGTTTCCCTGATTTATTACCTGAATGGTCAGCGCTACGATTGAAAGAAGCTGGAGCTGATGCGGTGAAATTCTTGCTTTATTATGATGTGGATGAGTCTGATGAGATTAATGAGCGTAAACAAGCATTTGTGGAACGTATCGGGTCAGAATGCGTGGCTGAAGATATGCCGTTTTATCTTGAATTATTAACTTATGATGCTCTAATAGATGATGCAAAAGGAAAAGATTACGCAAAAGTTAAACCGCATAAAGTCAATGAGATGATGAAAGAATTCTCACAAGATCGTTATCAAGTGGATGTATTAAAAGTAGAAGTGCCAGTGAACATGAATTATGTGGAAGGATTCGCTAAAGAGGCAACTGATGTAGTATATACAAAAGAAGAAGCGTTAAACTATTTCAAAGAACAAAGTGACAGCACACACTTGCCGTTTATCTTTTTAAGTGCAGGCGTGAGTGCGAAATTATTCCAAGACACGTTGTATTTTGCAAAAGAGTCAGAGTCAACATTTAATGGGGTGCTGTGTGGACGTGCAACATGGAAAGATAGTGTCGAAGTATTTGTCAAAGAAGGAAGAAAAGCCGCTGTTGAGTGGTTAAACACACAAGGTAAACAAAATATGGATGAGCTAAATGAGACTCTAAATGCGACAGCTTCATCTTGGCATAATAAATTATCATAG
- a CDS encoding phosphomannomutase/phosphoglucomutase — MTELKRLQNGSDIRGIAISAEGFEANLEAKQAKQIAKGIVVWLRTEKKVTHSPIRIAIGQDSRLSGDLIKEGLIQSLLTEDVHVIDTGLSTTPAMFMATQFDSFNADAGIMITASHLPFYYNGIKLFTKDGGAEHEDIAFILEHALAHMEDNEIKGTLEKREVISTYANDLVEKIQKETGSKEPLKGFRIVLDAGNGAGGFFAEKVLEVLGADTTGSQFLNPDGHFPNHIPNPDNKEAMESIKQAVLNQQADLGVIFDTDVDRAAVVDKTGEVINRNNLIAVLSHIVLEESPGATIVTNSPTSSHLKDFIESLDGKQVRYLCGYRNVINKGIGLNNQGIDVPLSIETSGHAAFKENYFLDDGAYVVAKILMLLPKLKENNQELSDLIANLKQPEETTEIRFKISGEDYRISGESVIAAMHDLVSETQGFSIDMDNEEGIRVNVSGKFGLGWFLLRMSLHEPLLVLQVENDEVGKNQLVLEKLSSFFSQYDFLNTDKLTNKLKV; from the coding sequence ATGACAGAGTTAAAACGATTACAAAATGGTTCTGATATTCGAGGTATAGCAATTTCTGCTGAGGGGTTTGAAGCTAATTTAGAAGCAAAGCAAGCAAAACAAATTGCTAAAGGAATAGTTGTTTGGTTAAGAACAGAGAAAAAAGTGACACATTCACCTATTAGGATTGCTATCGGACAAGATAGCCGTTTGTCTGGAGACTTGATAAAAGAGGGACTGATTCAGTCGTTATTAACAGAAGATGTTCATGTGATAGATACAGGATTATCAACAACTCCAGCTATGTTTATGGCTACGCAATTTGACTCATTCAATGCAGACGCTGGTATCATGATCACAGCAAGTCACTTGCCTTTTTATTATAATGGAATTAAATTATTTACCAAAGATGGTGGAGCAGAGCATGAAGATATCGCGTTCATTTTAGAACATGCTCTCGCACATATGGAAGACAATGAGATAAAAGGAACACTTGAAAAACGAGAAGTGATATCAACGTATGCAAATGATTTAGTAGAGAAAATACAAAAAGAAACTGGAAGCAAAGAGCCGCTTAAAGGATTTCGCATTGTCTTAGATGCTGGAAATGGGGCGGGAGGTTTTTTTGCTGAAAAAGTATTAGAAGTATTAGGAGCAGACACAACAGGTAGTCAATTTTTAAATCCTGATGGTCATTTTCCTAATCATATCCCAAATCCAGATAACAAAGAAGCTATGGAGAGTATTAAACAAGCTGTTTTAAATCAACAAGCTGATTTAGGTGTGATTTTTGATACGGATGTTGATAGAGCAGCTGTAGTGGACAAAACAGGTGAAGTGATTAATCGTAATAATTTGATTGCCGTGTTATCACACATTGTGTTAGAAGAATCTCCTGGGGCAACGATTGTAACGAATTCCCCAACATCTAGTCATTTAAAAGATTTTATTGAAAGTTTAGATGGAAAACAAGTGCGTTACTTATGTGGGTATCGTAATGTTATTAATAAAGGCATTGGATTAAACAACCAGGGAATCGATGTACCACTATCTATTGAAACAAGTGGTCATGCTGCGTTTAAAGAAAATTATTTCTTAGATGATGGTGCTTATGTGGTGGCTAAAATTCTGATGTTATTGCCAAAATTAAAAGAAAACAATCAAGAATTGAGTGACCTGATTGCCAACTTAAAACAACCTGAAGAAACAACTGAAATTCGATTTAAAATTAGCGGTGAAGATTACCGAATATCAGGAGAATCGGTTATTGCTGCGATGCATGATTTGGTGTCAGAAACGCAAGGTTTTAGTATTGATATGGATAATGAAGAAGGAATTCGCGTCAATGTGAGTGGAAAATTTGGTCTAGGATGGTTTTTATTACGTATGAGTTTACATGAACCATTATTAGTTCTTCAAGTTGAAAATGATGAAGTTGGAAAAAATCAATTAGTATTAGAAAAATTGTCTTCATTCTTCTCACAATATGATTTTTTAAATACAGATAAATTAACAAATAAATTGAAGGTATAG